In one Homalodisca vitripennis isolate AUS2020 unplaced genomic scaffold, UT_GWSS_2.1 ScUCBcl_5381;HRSCAF=12072, whole genome shotgun sequence genomic region, the following are encoded:
- the LOC124373361 gene encoding uncharacterized protein LOC124373361 codes for MDVKLAEIYRQLPDVYGEDVVNEGMSSFHARCVNMSQADVDCLEELNSVWRCNSCNNERRKSMRLETSVQDGKLTLEDVMKVLNDIREDQKATKQDFNTSYEALHVKLEENAQSLQSALQKIEEFSKRVVDLELENGNLKKKVDELEIRVDDMEQYSRRNCLEIQGIPEEKNENVLDIVKDVGRALGMDVSEEMIDTCHRLGQKDSGYRGPRGIIVRFVRRLDREALLQKRRERKKDFSTRHLSLDRPSDVPVYLNESLSPMRRKLLAKARMLKRDRGYKYIWLRNGNILLRKEEGSARIKIPVIVAIRKTQSWSKMGVVKKPVLQQVTKLLNACSLQLWRKDIPHSGTCIAGFLLSHCAMVCRKAVIG; via the exons ATGGATGTGAAACTAgctgaaatttatcgtcaacttCCAGATGTTTACGGAGAAGACGTGGTGAAtgaaggaatg TCGAGTTTTCACGCTAGGTGTGTGAACATGAGTCAGGCGGATGTAGATTGCTTGGAGGAGCTGAACTCAGTGTGGAGGTGTAACTCTTGCAACAACGAACGCAGGAAAAGCATGAGGTTGGAGACGAGTGTGCAGGATGGCAAACTTACACTTGAGGACGTGATGAAGGTGCTTAATGACATCCGAGAGGACCAAAAAGCAACCAAGCAAGACTTCAACACTTCTTATGAGGCTCTACATGTCAAACTTGAGGAAAACGCTCAGTCACTTCAAAGCGCTTTACAGAAAATAGAGGAGTTTTCGAAGAGAGTTGTCGATTTGGAGTTGGAGAATGGTAACTTAAAGAAAAAGGTTGATGAACTGGAAATCAGAGTGGATGACATGGAGCAGTACTCGCGGAGGAACTGTCTGGAGATCCAAGGAATTCccgaagaaaaaaatgaaaatgttctggATATTGTCAAGGACGTTGGTCGCGCACTGGGCATGGATGTCAGCGAGGAGATGATAGACACTTGCCACAGATTGGGCCAGAAAGACAGCGGTTATAGAGGACCACGAGGTATCATCGTGAGGTTCGTCCGTCGTCTGGACAGGGAGGCGCTCCTGCAGAAGAGACGTGAGAGGAAGAAGGACTTTTCCACTCGTCACCTTAGTCTTGACAGGCCGTCGGACGTTCCCGTGTACTTGAACGAGTCTCTGTCACCGATGAGGAGGAAGCTGCTGGCCAAGGCGAGGATGCTCAAGAGGGACCGCGGCTACAAGTACATCTGGCTGCGCAACGGCAACATCCTGCTGCGTAAGGAAGAAGGATCTgct AGGATCAAAATTCCTGTGATTGTCGCCATCCGTAAAACTCAGTCATGGAGTAAAATGGGGGTGGTCAAGAAGCCAGTTCTTCAGCAAGTGACGAAACTGTTGAATGCTTGCAGTCTTCAGCTCTGGAGGAAGGACATTCCACATTCTGGCACCTGCATAGCTGGGTTTCTTCTCAGTCATTGTGCGATGGTGTGTAGGAAGGCTGTAATTGGCTGA